From the Paenibacillus sp. FSL H8-0548 genome, one window contains:
- a CDS encoding AraC family transcriptional regulator codes for MKPTIESILQNHLNTIQAEVTMSAYTESFPGWMEKNAKPDFFRFCYTVKGEAWLDIQNNRHIMQPGTLYFLPAGTVQSFGTEGDEPFCRYWCHFRLELGDIHFMNSLQLPPFVHVKDMQMLQALFAKMNTTQRCDSITRVLRLKAILLELIAYYLDESHFKREIHNDSGLGVKWNDVLAYIEANLHENIQIDALARFAFLHPNYFITSFKNIMGCSPIQYVTNRRIELAKQLLMDTELPVASVAKQVGMQNHYLSRLFKRYTGITPVQYRRIGKHHDICSLDSTVTASKEENN; via the coding sequence ATGAAACCGACAATAGAGAGTATTTTACAAAATCATTTGAATACAATTCAAGCAGAGGTAACGATGTCTGCGTATACGGAAAGTTTTCCGGGCTGGATGGAGAAAAATGCGAAACCGGATTTTTTTCGTTTTTGCTATACGGTTAAAGGTGAGGCTTGGCTCGATATTCAAAATAATAGACATATCATGCAGCCGGGAACGCTCTATTTTCTACCTGCTGGTACGGTGCAATCGTTCGGTACAGAAGGCGATGAGCCTTTTTGCCGCTATTGGTGCCACTTTCGTTTGGAGCTTGGTGATATTCATTTTATGAATTCATTGCAGCTGCCGCCTTTTGTTCATGTGAAGGACATGCAGATGCTCCAGGCGCTCTTCGCCAAAATGAACACAACTCAGCGCTGTGACTCGATTACTAGAGTACTGCGGCTGAAGGCGATTCTGCTGGAACTGATTGCCTATTATTTGGATGAAAGTCATTTCAAGAGAGAAATACACAACGATTCCGGATTAGGGGTAAAATGGAACGATGTGCTTGCTTATATTGAAGCGAATTTGCATGAAAATATTCAGATTGATGCTTTAGCGAGGTTTGCTTTTCTCCATCCGAATTATTTCATTACCTCCTTTAAAAATATTATGGGCTGCTCGCCCATTCAGTATGTGACGAACCGTCGTATTGAGCTCGCCAAACAGCTTCTAATGGATACGGAGCTGCCAGTGGCGAGCGTTGCGAAGCAGGTAGGGATGCAGAACCATTATTTATCGAGGCTCTTCAAAAGGTATACAGGTATAACGCCGGTTCAATATCGCCGGATTGGTAAGCATCATGACATCTGTAGCTTGGATTCTACAGTGACAGCAAGCAAGGAGGAAAACAACTAG
- a CDS encoding cytochrome c, whose protein sequence is MTNRQILISAASCVLLFALAGCGGSSKDAAKIKNALDGPTDVMTVYKANCVSCHGTGLQGRIGPTTNLQEIGARMSAADIIQQIEQGEQGEAYMPAFKDKLTEAEIVGLADWLASKK, encoded by the coding sequence ATGACGAATCGCCAAATTCTAATTTCCGCTGCTTCTTGCGTATTGCTGTTTGCTCTAGCCGGCTGCGGCGGCAGCAGTAAAGATGCTGCAAAAATTAAAAATGCGCTTGACGGGCCAACTGACGTTATGACCGTGTACAAAGCTAATTGCGTCAGCTGTCATGGTACAGGACTTCAAGGCCGAATCGGTCCCACAACCAATTTGCAAGAAATAGGCGCGCGTATGAGCGCTGCTGATATTATCCAGCAAATTGAACAAGGTGAACAGGGAGAAGCTTACATGCCTGCTTTCAAGGATAAGCTGACTGAGGCAGAAATTGTCGGTTTAGCCGATTGGCTGGCAAGCAAGAAATAA
- a CDS encoding transposase → MIKQKSSLDQLPPEMRPAFQELGVLKHLRNAGFKKTFGYTCSHLFMLVFVLLFHQKNWFRLLESSKSEAFPGKDAVYRFLNHSGFAWRRFLTSLSSDTVQRVETLTSVTRTSVFIVDDSMFERNRSKAVELLARFKDHATGAYYKGFRMLTLGWSDGHTFLPLDFALLSSVKAGLTGIHPGIDKRSTGYKRRKEALLSAPHLVSELLDRAIASGVSASYVLMDSWFTHAPLIERVVERGLHVIGMVKNDNKRYLVQGKRVDLKGLYRSATQVQGKQRNILRQIHTELVPGIPVVVIFVRHRSKKNEWLAILSTDLTLTAPEIIQIYALRWDIEVFFKCAKSLLRLQKEFQGRSYDLLISHTTIVFSRYILLAWQHRQSTDQRTLGGLFYLLCDEVGSLDWAVALQQLVELMNEIANQVGKKLSTMIKSQLQLWISALPNYIKAYLPISGCES, encoded by the coding sequence ATGATAAAGCAAAAGTCGTCCCTAGATCAACTCCCACCTGAAATGAGGCCTGCTTTTCAGGAACTCGGTGTACTGAAGCACCTGAGAAATGCAGGATTCAAAAAGACTTTTGGCTATACCTGTTCCCATCTATTTATGCTCGTTTTTGTCCTTCTCTTTCATCAGAAGAACTGGTTTCGTCTGCTCGAAAGTTCCAAAAGTGAAGCCTTTCCTGGCAAAGATGCCGTCTACCGGTTTCTTAATCACAGCGGATTTGCTTGGCGGCGTTTCTTGACTTCTCTCAGCAGTGACACCGTTCAGCGAGTCGAAACCTTGACCTCCGTCACACGAACTTCCGTGTTTATTGTCGACGATTCCATGTTTGAACGAAATCGCAGCAAAGCGGTAGAACTTCTCGCTCGGTTCAAGGATCACGCCACCGGTGCTTATTATAAGGGGTTCCGTATGCTGACTTTAGGCTGGTCGGACGGCCATACATTTCTCCCTCTGGACTTCGCCCTGCTCAGTTCTGTGAAGGCTGGACTGACCGGTATTCATCCGGGAATCGATAAGCGATCCACTGGCTACAAACGCCGGAAAGAAGCTCTGCTTTCGGCCCCGCATCTGGTTTCTGAACTGCTGGATCGGGCCATCGCCTCGGGTGTTTCTGCGTCTTACGTACTCATGGACAGTTGGTTCACTCATGCGCCCTTAATCGAGCGAGTGGTGGAACGAGGTCTTCATGTCATTGGCATGGTGAAAAACGACAACAAGCGATATCTCGTTCAGGGCAAGCGGGTCGATCTCAAAGGTCTTTACCGATCTGCAACGCAAGTCCAAGGGAAGCAACGGAATATTTTGCGTCAGATTCATACGGAACTGGTTCCCGGTATTCCAGTCGTCGTGATCTTTGTTCGCCATCGCTCCAAGAAAAACGAGTGGCTCGCGATTCTATCGACGGATCTCACACTGACGGCACCGGAAATCATTCAAATCTACGCTCTTCGCTGGGACATCGAGGTCTTTTTCAAATGCGCTAAATCCTTGCTGCGCCTGCAAAAAGAGTTCCAAGGTCGCTCCTACGATCTGCTCATTAGCCATACTACGATTGTCTTTTCCCGTTATATTCTGCTGGCTTGGCAGCATCGGCAAAGTACCGATCAACGGACGCTCGGTGGACTGTTTTATTTGCTATGCGATGAAGTCGGTTCTTTGGACTGGGCAGTGGCTTTACAGCAACTGGTGGAATTGATGAACGAAATCGCTAATCAAGTCGGCAAAAAGCTATCCACTATGATAAAAAGTCAACTACAGCTCTGGATCTCCGCTTTGCCCAATTACATCAAGGCTTACTTGCCAATTTCAGGCTGCGAAAGTTGA
- the acpS gene encoding holo-ACP synthase has translation MIIGIGNDLSDITRITRILEGRTCRRFLERILSAGEHELAGQYEGERLNQFVAGRFAAKEAVVKAFGCGIGNVVGFTDIEILRGSCGKPECKLTADAWKRLGFSQGSVRIHITITHERQLASAFAVVERISL, from the coding sequence ATGATCATCGGCATCGGAAATGACTTATCGGATATAACACGTATAACGAGGATTTTGGAGGGGCGCACGTGCAGGCGTTTTCTTGAGCGTATCCTATCGGCTGGCGAGCACGAGCTGGCAGGACAGTATGAAGGTGAGCGGCTCAACCAATTTGTCGCCGGGCGATTCGCTGCGAAGGAAGCGGTTGTGAAAGCCTTTGGCTGTGGAATCGGCAATGTTGTCGGCTTTACGGATATTGAAATATTGCGCGGCAGCTGCGGCAAGCCGGAATGCAAGCTGACTGCAGACGCTTGGAAGCGTCTGGGCTTCAGCCAAGGCAGCGTTCGAATTCATATCACCATCACCCATGAGCGACAGCTTGCTTCTGCCTTTGCGGTTGTGGAACGAATATCACTGTAA
- a CDS encoding copper resistance protein CopC produces MKKLIKSIVLLIMMWACLPSLVSAHAYIAQSTPYQDAELSVAPPAIRITFTEKIDTKLSSISLKRVDKAAAITGVLSNEGEQMLIYTIPLLEKGVYEVSWQVLSQDSHMTDGTFQFAVGVRLEQTKPDETIALDGNAAGGSEAVDGAGGEAAEADVAQEAGTGSSAANLPAASAKPVRTNAPSAVNSSARATEPAAAPALANEPSPSHTPSTQEAAIPSPELPEESVSPPSPVETVEAAAVAGHNSHTHNEHSGGSDETDSVHEHAKGNSGMVALRVFDIFAGAAAAGLLFFRYVIWREDEKATPFGFSLRAERIVIGAAALTWLLTGLIRLSLLSSQLGGVSLYVIASGTMIGKVAALRPILALLLLLLAFAPIRERAWANRIKFAAAAVLIVTFPMTGHAYAALKDAALAIATHAVHMSAAAVWFGGLVGLFSLTFDRGATKRLNRTAKRFSLWALPSMVLILVSGIWLSAARLTSMEQLITSAYGRLILAKAILMLLIVVIAAMHKLIFMPRLEKTSSAPGLLIGVRVEVLLAAALFVLAGMLSSTSPPVTPAVPKLSEPIYWHVMGEKAHMSLRISDNKQTKQQSVRLDVWLPEGQGAPLSAVAGLLRSNEESVPAEDGNVSQEIFPLELQPLAAEQFEFPGFTKYTYLASGQYVDDKNRKGLITVDIEDRVGNSFHYEQEIEALLLY; encoded by the coding sequence ATGAAGAAGCTAATCAAAAGCATAGTGCTACTAATCATGATGTGGGCATGCCTGCCGAGTTTAGTCTCGGCGCATGCCTATATTGCGCAATCGACACCTTATCAGGATGCTGAGCTGTCTGTGGCGCCGCCAGCGATTCGAATTACCTTTACAGAGAAGATTGATACAAAGCTAAGCAGCATTTCACTGAAAAGAGTCGATAAAGCTGCTGCGATTACTGGAGTTTTAAGCAATGAAGGCGAACAAATGCTTATTTACACGATTCCTCTGCTAGAGAAGGGTGTTTATGAAGTAAGCTGGCAGGTGTTGTCGCAAGATTCGCATATGACGGACGGGACTTTTCAATTTGCCGTAGGCGTTCGTTTGGAGCAGACTAAACCGGACGAAACGATAGCTCTGGATGGAAATGCTGCTGGAGGCTCAGAAGCTGTCGATGGTGCAGGTGGAGAAGCAGCAGAAGCAGACGTTGCACAAGAAGCGGGAACGGGAAGCTCTGCTGCAAATCTGCCAGCAGCTTCTGCGAAGCCTGTGCGAACGAATGCGCCAAGTGCGGTGAATAGCTCTGCGCGAGCAACAGAGCCAGCAGCAGCTCCAGCTCTTGCAAATGAGCCAAGTCCGAGTCATACACCAAGCACGCAGGAAGCTGCGATCCCTAGCCCTGAGCTTCCAGAAGAGAGTGTTTCGCCGCCTAGTCCTGTAGAAACAGTTGAGGCCGCAGCCGTTGCTGGCCATAACAGCCATACCCATAACGAGCACAGCGGCGGCAGCGATGAGACGGATAGCGTGCATGAGCATGCTAAAGGCAATAGTGGAATGGTTGCTCTGCGCGTGTTTGATATTTTTGCAGGTGCAGCGGCAGCAGGCTTGCTGTTTTTTCGATATGTCATTTGGCGGGAGGATGAGAAGGCCACCCCGTTTGGCTTTTCACTGAGGGCAGAGCGAATCGTTATTGGAGCTGCAGCCTTGACTTGGCTCCTGACGGGATTGATTCGTCTCTCGCTGCTTTCAAGTCAGCTGGGAGGCGTATCGCTTTATGTGATTGCTAGCGGAACCATGATTGGAAAAGTGGCAGCGCTCAGACCGATACTCGCCCTGCTCCTGCTGCTGCTTGCATTCGCCCCTATTCGGGAGAGGGCATGGGCGAATCGCATTAAATTTGCAGCTGCCGCCGTGTTAATCGTGACCTTTCCTATGACAGGACATGCCTATGCGGCATTAAAGGATGCTGCGCTAGCTATAGCGACCCATGCGGTCCATATGAGCGCTGCTGCGGTATGGTTCGGCGGTCTAGTGGGCTTGTTCTCGCTAACCTTCGATCGAGGCGCCACGAAGCGTCTGAATCGAACAGCTAAACGGTTCTCACTGTGGGCGCTGCCGAGCATGGTGCTCATCCTAGTTAGCGGAATATGGCTTTCGGCTGCTCGACTAACAAGTATGGAACAATTAATCACATCGGCGTATGGTAGACTGATTCTCGCAAAAGCTATCCTTATGCTGCTTATTGTTGTTATTGCTGCGATGCATAAGCTCATTTTCATGCCGAGGCTGGAAAAGACGAGCAGCGCGCCCGGCTTGCTTATTGGTGTCCGCGTCGAGGTGCTTCTAGCAGCTGCATTGTTTGTGCTGGCTGGCATGCTCTCTTCTACGTCCCCGCCAGTCACTCCGGCTGTCCCTAAGCTGTCTGAGCCTATCTACTGGCATGTTATGGGTGAGAAGGCGCATATGAGCTTGCGTATATCGGATAATAAGCAGACGAAGCAGCAGAGCGTAAGGCTTGATGTTTGGCTGCCCGAAGGGCAGGGTGCACCTCTGTCGGCAGTTGCTGGTTTGCTGCGGTCGAACGAAGAGTCTGTGCCTGCAGAGGATGGGAACGTCAGTCAGGAAATTTTTCCGCTTGAGCTTCAGCCGCTAGCCGCTGAGCAGTTTGAATTTCCTGGCTTTACGAAGTACACCTATCTTGCATCGGGACAATATGTTGATGATAAGAATCGGAAAGGATTAATCACGGTTGATATAGAGGATAGGGTGGGCAATAGCTTCCATTACGAGCAGGAAATAGAAGCTCTATTATTATATTAA
- a CDS encoding DUF4198 domain-containing protein, translating into MTFFKKVASAALAAALTLAAAVPVFAHDGWSQTSAPIVAQGQVSYVELLYGNHSNEHKSYRIDGQWGSTSKVFVTTPGGVKSDITGTRFYTGEAATETTPALNNYFVASFKSNVPGAYIISTEADSVYKGADAASRTLRSAKSFVAVSDIPVLERVKALTGFSKQVSPDRAELIPLFNPAAVTPDEQVAIQLLLKGEPLGSTSVDIIRRSNSEAIELRTDANGMISFTTGAADYYLVRAKPSTTEAMEGEYSTTNYEATMTFTVQNKSAKLPGSVSTAKPHIYLNGSVLTVNSLSIAQGTTKVDASFIKQNIDAGYEGTGLVALRTAAEAAGAVVEYFPAVGGNQAAVAIYTK; encoded by the coding sequence ATGACATTTTTCAAAAAAGTGGCGAGTGCTGCGCTGGCTGCAGCACTGACATTAGCTGCAGCGGTACCTGTATTCGCACACGACGGCTGGTCACAGACTAGCGCTCCTATTGTAGCGCAGGGTCAAGTATCCTATGTGGAGCTATTGTACGGAAATCACTCCAATGAGCACAAGAGCTACCGAATCGATGGACAATGGGGAAGCACGTCGAAGGTATTCGTAACTACGCCTGGGGGCGTAAAATCCGACATTACAGGTACACGCTTTTATACAGGAGAGGCGGCTACAGAGACAACACCGGCATTGAACAACTATTTTGTAGCCTCATTTAAATCGAATGTGCCGGGTGCTTATATCATTTCTACGGAAGCGGATAGCGTCTACAAGGGTGCTGATGCAGCCTCCCGTACTTTGCGCAGTGCCAAATCTTTTGTAGCAGTAAGCGATATTCCTGTTCTTGAGCGGGTAAAGGCTCTTACCGGCTTCTCCAAGCAAGTAAGTCCCGACCGCGCAGAGCTGATACCTTTATTCAATCCTGCTGCGGTTACACCGGATGAGCAGGTAGCTATTCAATTGCTTCTGAAGGGGGAGCCGCTTGGGAGCACTTCGGTGGACATCATCCGCCGCAGCAATTCGGAAGCGATAGAGCTGAGGACCGATGCGAATGGCATGATCTCCTTCACTACGGGCGCCGCTGATTATTATTTAGTTCGAGCCAAGCCAAGTACAACCGAAGCCATGGAAGGCGAATACAGCACGACAAACTATGAAGCAACCATGACATTCACGGTGCAAAATAAATCGGCGAAGCTTCCGGGCTCCGTATCGACAGCAAAGCCGCATATTTATCTTAATGGCAGCGTACTTACCGTTAATAGCCTGTCGATTGCACAAGGGACAACAAAAGTAGATGCATCCTTCATCAAACAAAATATTGACGCTGGCTACGAGGGTACGGGGCTTGTTGCACTTCGTACCGCAGCAGAAGCAGCGGGCGCTGTTGTTGAATATTTCCCTGCGGTAGGCGGAAATCAAGCAGCAGTTGCGATTTACACGAAATAA
- a CDS encoding EAL domain-containing protein: protein MQHKPTIGLLTPFLGGNYLGDIINAIQKAVQSSGARLIAIRTAGKQFNCPIAMDHVDGWIILNNAVENTYIKQLKVQWSKPIVTIAKELAHLEVDGHMVICDNESGIIDAVLHLHEHGHKEIGFVGHLGLDDMNQRLQGYLKALNIIGLPYRPELVIDPQDYSVLGGRNAAQQLVDQHFPFRAAVVCTDMTALGMTERLMELGYRIPEDIALIGFDNTDTARMSNPSISSIDQNIPMAGTLAVQLLLEQIEGSEVSSYSHVVPCTLVKRESCGCASHQTTHSLNEQILEDYKSDKHNMTQLSVHYEFNKFILNYKIEQISKFSWVLAPYFHWASLGLWNDKMMPSANVTISEWYHFQREANLNRPSGAKESHDINMMRFPPYEMADGQPNEDSEMTYLIPYRTVQDNWSVLAFGTSMANTMTRINDYMSIIHYLDLIANTLDRQALVEELRERGMQYQQIAEQLEIVSRTSNDGIWELNLASGDVMWNQSFYDLLQRTAADRFEGLIHTDDLAAYHSILRAHLDKQAAFIMEARLRMQSGQYVWTMISGEAVHDESGQPIRMVGSVRDISERKEAEEKMRYLAYHDALTGLTNRRRFYEEIAAAAACYEQSFAVIVIDLDHFKKINDSFGHQMGDRLLQLVADGLKGLLRKNGHIARFGGDEFVILYHFQVISEVETFASSISEHLLTLLFDEGINLTITMSAGISIFPQDGADPDTLIKKADIAMYKVKQNGKNQFEIFSPQMIEQTMWRINTENELKQAIVKKQFALHYQPQIDLETGELFGVEALLRWYSPTHGVVSPLTFIPLAEETGLIISIGEWVITEACRQSVEWRDSGHKPIMVSVNISGRQLKQPGFLEMVKQIISKTRMDASCLCFEITESTVIDDLDATIDLFKQLAAIGIQMSMDDFGTGYSSLSMLKKLPLNMLKIDKSFISEITSEHQDIDIVKAIIFISNSLKLKIIAEGVEQQEQQELLKELGCHCVQGYYISKPLAAEQLEGLILTFARQS from the coding sequence ATGCAACATAAACCAACCATCGGTTTACTTACGCCTTTTTTAGGCGGCAATTATCTTGGTGATATTATTAATGCGATTCAGAAGGCGGTGCAGAGCTCGGGCGCACGGCTTATCGCCATTCGTACGGCGGGAAAGCAATTTAATTGTCCGATTGCAATGGACCATGTCGATGGATGGATTATTTTGAATAATGCTGTTGAGAATACGTATATCAAGCAGTTGAAAGTACAGTGGAGTAAGCCAATTGTCACGATAGCCAAGGAATTGGCTCATTTAGAGGTCGATGGGCATATGGTAATTTGCGATAATGAGAGCGGCATCATAGACGCAGTTTTGCATTTGCATGAGCACGGCCATAAAGAGATTGGTTTTGTAGGACATTTGGGCTTGGATGATATGAATCAGCGTTTGCAGGGATATTTGAAAGCGCTTAATATAATTGGATTGCCTTACCGCCCTGAGCTAGTTATAGACCCTCAGGATTATAGTGTGCTCGGAGGAAGAAATGCAGCGCAGCAGCTTGTAGATCAACATTTTCCTTTTCGGGCAGCAGTTGTATGTACAGATATGACCGCGCTTGGCATGACTGAGCGCTTGATGGAGCTTGGTTATCGAATTCCGGAGGATATCGCTTTGATCGGCTTTGATAATACGGATACGGCAAGAATGAGCAATCCGTCGATTTCCAGCATTGATCAAAATATTCCGATGGCAGGAACACTTGCTGTTCAACTGCTGCTCGAACAAATCGAAGGTTCTGAGGTTTCCTCCTATTCGCATGTCGTTCCTTGTACGCTAGTTAAACGTGAATCCTGCGGCTGCGCCAGCCATCAGACGACTCATTCGCTGAATGAGCAAATACTGGAGGATTATAAGTCTGACAAGCATAATATGACACAGCTAAGTGTTCATTATGAATTTAATAAGTTCATTCTTAATTATAAAATTGAACAAATTTCCAAATTCTCGTGGGTGCTGGCTCCATACTTTCACTGGGCGAGCCTTGGGCTTTGGAATGATAAAATGATGCCATCGGCTAATGTAACAATAAGTGAATGGTATCACTTCCAGAGAGAAGCAAATCTAAATCGTCCTTCTGGTGCGAAGGAATCGCATGATATCAATATGATGCGATTTCCCCCCTACGAGATGGCAGACGGGCAGCCTAACGAAGATAGCGAAATGACGTATCTCATTCCATATCGAACGGTGCAGGACAATTGGAGCGTATTAGCATTTGGCACATCGATGGCTAATACAATGACGCGCATAAATGATTATATGTCTATTATTCATTATTTGGACCTAATCGCCAATACGCTTGATCGTCAGGCTCTGGTTGAAGAATTGAGAGAGCGAGGGATGCAGTATCAGCAAATTGCCGAACAGCTTGAAATTGTCTCTCGTACTTCAAATGACGGAATTTGGGAGCTGAATCTCGCATCCGGTGATGTCATGTGGAACCAGAGCTTCTATGATCTGCTGCAAAGAACAGCTGCCGATCGCTTTGAGGGTCTCATTCATACGGATGATTTAGCAGCCTATCATTCTATACTGAGGGCTCATTTAGACAAACAAGCTGCATTTATAATGGAAGCACGTCTTCGAATGCAATCAGGGCAATATGTGTGGACGATGATATCCGGCGAAGCCGTTCACGATGAGAGCGGTCAGCCCATTCGAATGGTTGGTTCCGTTAGAGATATTTCGGAGCGCAAGGAAGCTGAGGAGAAAATGCGTTATTTGGCTTACCATGACGCGCTTACCGGCTTAACGAATCGACGTCGTTTTTATGAAGAAATCGCAGCAGCAGCAGCTTGCTATGAGCAATCGTTTGCGGTCATCGTTATTGATCTTGATCATTTCAAAAAAATAAACGATAGCTTCGGCCATCAAATGGGAGACCGACTTCTTCAGCTGGTCGCTGATGGGCTTAAAGGGCTGCTAAGGAAGAATGGTCATATCGCCCGCTTTGGCGGCGATGAATTCGTTATTTTATATCACTTCCAGGTTATTTCTGAGGTTGAGACGTTTGCAAGCTCCATTTCGGAGCATTTATTAACGCTGCTATTTGACGAAGGTATTAATCTCACGATCACAATGAGTGCTGGCATTAGTATTTTTCCGCAGGATGGGGCAGATCCAGATACCCTCATTAAGAAAGCGGATATTGCGATGTACAAAGTAAAGCAAAACGGAAAAAATCAATTTGAAATATTTTCTCCTCAAATGATAGAGCAAACGATGTGGCGAATCAATACGGAAAATGAGCTGAAGCAGGCGATTGTCAAAAAACAATTTGCACTTCATTATCAGCCGCAAATCGATCTGGAAACGGGCGAGCTGTTTGGTGTTGAAGCTTTGCTGCGCTGGTATTCACCGACTCACGGCGTCGTATCACCGCTTACGTTCATTCCGCTGGCCGAGGAGACAGGGCTCATTATATCCATTGGGGAGTGGGTCATTACCGAGGCATGCAGGCAAAGTGTAGAATGGCGCGATAGCGGACATAAGCCGATTATGGTGTCAGTTAATATTTCTGGACGGCAGCTCAAGCAGCCAGGCTTCTTGGAAATGGTGAAGCAGATAATATCCAAGACGAGGATGGACGCTAGCTGCTTATGTTTTGAAATTACTGAAAGTACTGTGATCGACGACTTGGACGCAACAATTGATTTGTTTAAGCAGCTGGCAGCAATCGGGATTCAAATGTCGATGGATGATTTTGGAACAGGCTACTCGTCGCTCTCCATGCTTAAGAAGCTTCCGTTAAATATGCTGAAAATAGATAAATCATTTATTAGCGAAATTACTAGCGAGCATCAGGATATCGATATCGTCAAAGCTATTATTTTCATTTCAAATAGCTTGAAGCTGAAGATTATAGCGGAAGGAGTAGAGCAGCAGGAGCAGCAGGAGCTATTGAAGGAACTTGGCTGCCACTGCGTTCAGGGCTACTACATAAGCAAGCCGCTCGCTGCGGAGCAGCTCGAAGGCTTAATCCTTACTTTTGCAAGACAAAGCTGA
- a CDS encoding DUF2809 domain-containing protein: MKARIPYLFAVIIVMLLGYGSRKFADDLPSFVADNAGDALWASMIYFGIRMILVHKGQQLALVISMLFCFGIEASQLYQAEWINAIRSTWLGALVLGRGFLAIDLVRYSVGVLLALLLDVMLFGKRRLGRK, from the coding sequence TTGAAAGCTAGAATCCCGTACTTGTTTGCAGTAATCATTGTTATGCTTCTCGGTTACGGCTCTAGAAAGTTTGCAGATGATCTGCCATCATTTGTTGCGGATAACGCAGGGGATGCGTTATGGGCGAGTATGATTTATTTTGGCATTCGAATGATTCTAGTACATAAGGGACAGCAGCTAGCCTTGGTGATTAGTATGTTGTTTTGCTTTGGCATTGAGGCAAGCCAGCTTTATCAGGCAGAGTGGATCAATGCTATTCGAAGCACGTGGCTCGGAGCCTTAGTGCTAGGGAGAGGCTTTTTGGCGATAGATTTGGTGAGGTATAGTGTTGGAGTGTTGCTTGCCTTGCTGCTGGATGTAATGCTGTTTGGCAAACGCAGACTCGGACGCAAGTAG
- the nadE gene encoding ammonia-dependent NAD(+) synthetase codes for MSLQQEIIERLGVKPEIDAELEIRKRVDFLKQSVQQAGTTGLLIAISGGIDSAVAAGLCKQATDELSSETGREFITLGVFQPYGDQSDIADSYAVAEAFNLKKRAETNIAEAVDEIAIEVEHSFKSLGIPRHLSRGGKGNIKARTRMVMQYALAFELNLLVVGTDHASEAITGFYTKWGDGAVDLTPLSTLNKRQVRQLASHIGVPQSVLDKAPTAGLWDGQTDEDELGITYGDNSDYLEGKEINAESREKLEKQYLKTEHKRSPIPGI; via the coding sequence ATGAGCTTACAACAGGAAATCATTGAAAGACTGGGTGTCAAACCTGAGATTGATGCTGAGCTTGAGATTCGCAAGCGGGTTGACTTCTTGAAGCAATCTGTCCAGCAGGCCGGTACGACAGGGCTTCTTATCGCCATAAGCGGCGGTATCGACAGCGCAGTAGCAGCGGGTTTATGCAAGCAGGCAACGGATGAGCTTAGCTCAGAGACCGGCCGCGAGTTCATAACACTGGGTGTGTTTCAGCCTTATGGCGATCAATCGGACATTGCTGACAGCTATGCAGTCGCAGAAGCGTTCAATTTGAAGAAACGTGCCGAGACGAACATTGCTGAGGCGGTAGACGAGATTGCCATTGAGGTGGAGCACAGTTTTAAGTCGCTTGGCATTCCTCGCCATTTGAGCCGTGGAGGCAAGGGCAATATAAAGGCAAGAACGCGGATGGTTATGCAATACGCGCTAGCCTTTGAGCTTAATTTGCTAGTTGTTGGCACGGATCATGCATCTGAGGCGATCACTGGCTTTTATACGAAGTGGGGCGACGGTGCAGTAGATCTTACGCCGCTTAGCACACTAAACAAACGTCAGGTGCGTCAGCTTGCCTCTCATATCGGAGTTCCGCAAAGTGTCTTGGATAAGGCGCCAACTGCTGGTTTATGGGATGGACAAACCGATGAGGATGAGCTAGGCATCACCTATGGTGACAATAGTGATTATCTTGAGGGCAAAGAAATTAACGCTGAGTCCCGTGAGAAGCTTGAGAAACAATATTTGAAAACCGAGCACAAACGCTCCCCGATTCCGGGTATTTAA
- a CDS encoding BrxA/BrxB family bacilliredoxin encodes MSMSFERYMLDMVQPMREDLTRIGIQELRTPEEVEEKLPGAKGTALVVVNSVCGCAAGQCRPGVADALQHDITPDHLYTVFAGQDKEATAKAREYFAPYPPSSPSIALMKDGELVHFIERHQIENRSASDIAADLTDAFDRFCR; translated from the coding sequence ATGTCGATGTCATTCGAACGATATATGTTAGATATGGTGCAGCCTATGCGGGAAGATCTTACTCGCATTGGTATCCAGGAGCTTCGCACACCTGAAGAAGTAGAAGAAAAACTGCCTGGTGCTAAAGGCACTGCGCTTGTAGTTGTTAACTCTGTATGCGGCTGTGCCGCAGGCCAATGCCGTCCAGGGGTTGCAGATGCTTTGCAGCATGATATTACTCCGGATCATTTATATACTGTATTTGCAGGTCAAGATAAAGAAGCAACTGCAAAGGCTCGTGAATATTTTGCACCATATCCGCCATCTTCCCCTTCCATCGCGTTGATGAAGGACGGAGAGCTAGTTCACTTTATAGAGCGCCACCAGATCGAGAATCGTTCGGCATCGGATATTGCAGCCGATCTGACTGATGCCTTCGATCGGTTCTGTCGCTAA